The window GCGCGAGGGGCAACCTTCGCGCCGTTTCTGTTTGTGGCGGCCCGCCGGCAAATGGTGCGGGCACGAAAAAGGGCGGCCCCTCGCGGGACCGCCCTTATGTCTTTGTCGCGATGATGCCCGGAGCTCAGGCCGCCTTGGGCAGTGCCGCCTTCGCCTGCGCGATGATCGCGGCGAACACGCCGCCTTCGTTCATCGCCAGGTCGGCCATGACCTTGCGGTCGAGGTCGACACCCGCCAGCTTCACGCCGTGCATGAACTGCGAATAGGTCAGGCCTTCGGCGCGAACCGCGGCGTTGATACGCTGGATCCACAGGGCGCGGAAGTTCCGCTTTTTGACCTTACGGTCGCGATAAGCGTATTGGCCGGCCTTTTCGACCGCCTGCTTGGCAACGCGAATGGTGTTCTTGCGACGGCCGTAATAGCCCTTCGCCTGTTCCAATACGCGTTTGTGCTTGGCGCGCGTGGTGACGCCGCGTTTGATGCGTGACATGGCTTAGCG is drawn from Sphingopyxis sp. OPL5 and contains these coding sequences:
- the rplT gene encoding 50S ribosomal protein L20, translated to MSRIKRGVTTRAKHKRVLEQAKGYYGRRKNTIRVAKQAVEKAGQYAYRDRKVKKRNFRALWIQRINAAVRAEGLTYSQFMHGVKLAGVDLDRKVMADLAMNEGGVFAAIIAQAKAALPKAA